The following nucleotide sequence is from Euzebyales bacterium.
ACCGCCGTGCTGCTCTTCGGTGTGCCAGCCGCCAAGGACCCGGAGGGTTCCGAGGCCTGGAACGACGACGGGGTGCTGCAGCAGGCTCTACGCGCGCTGCGTGACGACCACGGCGACGGCATCGTCCTGCTGGTCGACACGTGCCTCGACGAGTACACCTCGCACGGCCACTGCGGGCCGCTGCGCGCTGACGGCACGGTGGACAACGACGCAGCGAACGCCGCCTACGCCCGGGCCGCCGTCAGCCAGGCGGCAGCCGGTGCCGACATGGTCGCGCCGTCCGGGATGATGGACGGGCAGGTCGCGGTGATCCGCGCCGCGCTCGATGACGCCGGGCACGCCGAGACGACCGGCATCATGGCCTACTGCAGCAAGTACGCGAGCGCGCTGTACGGTCCCTTCCGCGATGCGGCCGAGTGCGCGCCGCAGTTCGGCGACCGCACCACGTACCAGCTCGATCCGGCCAACGGTGACGAGGGCGTCCGCGAGGCGTTGGTCGACGCCGCAGAGGGCGCCGATGTGCTGATGGTCAAGCCCGCGGTCGCCTACCTGGACCTGGTGTGGCGCGTGAAGGAGGCCACCCGGATGCCGCTTGCCGCGTACCACGTGTCGGGCGAGTACGCGATGGTCCACGCGGCCGCCGAGCGCGGCTGGCTCGACGGCGACCGCGCGATGGCCGAGGTGCTCACGTCGATCGCCCGCGCCGGCGCGGACCAGGTCATCACCTACGCCGCCGCGTGGATGGCCCGCCGCCTCTCCAGTGGCTGACACCACCTTGCGTTTCCGGTACGAAGCACGGTGGTCGTCGTTCGGTGCGGGGGGCGTGCGTGCCGGCTGCCGGCGTGTGGTCGGGAGGCCATGTGACCACCGGTGACCGCCGCGCGGTGGTCGACGCCCACGTGGCCGCCTTCAACGCCGCCGACCTCGTGGCGGTGATGGACGGGTTCGCCGACGACGCGGTGCTGTCGGTCGGCGACCAGACGGTGATCGGTGCCCGTGCGATCCGCACGTTGTTCGCCGACAGCTTCGCCTCACCCGTCACGGCGGAGCTGACGCTCCACCGGGCCGTCGTCGAGGGCGACACGATCGCCTGCGAGCTGACCGAGCAGCTCACCGTCGAGGGCACGAGCCACACGATCGACGTCGCCGCCTTCTACACGGTGCGTGACGGCCGGCTGGTCCGCGTCCGCATCTACCGGGACCTCGGACCCGCGTGACCCTTCGCGATGGCCGCCGGACGCGGCACGCCGTCCCGCGGATCCCGAACGCCCGCGCCGCCGGCGGCTCAGGCCTCGACGGCGGCCACCGACGTTCGTGCCACGCGTCGGCCAGCGGTCGACCACGACCATGCCGGCCGTCGTTCAAGTCATCGAGATCCGCTCCCGTTCGCGGCGTCCGGCCGAGGGCGCCCGCCGAGACAGATCGACCAGTGCGCGCCGGAGCATGGCGCGGACGACAACCGGGTGGACGAGGCGGGCGATACCGAGGTACGGGCGGCCGCCGCGGTTGTTCACACGGGCGACGGTCGAGACGGTCATCGAGCCGTCGGCGATCAGGATCGACGCCCGGAAGTCGAGGTGACGATCGTCGGTGCCCAGCAGCACCTCGTCGGCGGTCTCGGCGACGGGGTCGAAGGCCGACACGCAACCCCGATCGATGCCGATCAGCCCGACGAAGGTGTTGCGCACCAGCATCGCCGCGTCGATCCACATCGGCACGGTCCCGGAACACCGCGGTCCGCCAGACCTCCGGGTCGCGGCTGACATGCGCAGGCAGTCCGGACAAGATGCGCGTCGGCGACGTCGCAGTGGTCGAACGCGTGCCGCGCGAGTGACCCATCGGCGGGATGGCGACCGACCGCGTGGATCTGCCAGCCGGACCGCGCGGAGCAGGCGGACCAGCGGCGACCAACGCGTGGGCCCGTCGATCCGACCGGTGGCCGCAAGCTCGACGTTGTCGAGGGCGTCCTCGATCAGCGCGTCATGCAGCGGACGGGCGATGGTCGGCCACAGCGCGCGCAACACGCCGGCCAGGCGACCATGCATCTCGTGCGTCACGACACACGCCGTGTCGTCAATCGCGTCGACCCGCAGCTCGTGCCAGCCGTCGAGGCCGGCGTCCTCGGCGAATCGGAAGCGCACGCGTCGTCGGGGTTCGTAGGTGATCACCGTGTAGCGGATCCGGCCGGGGCCGCCGGTTGTCGCGCGACGACTGCACGTGCGGCGTTGCAGGCGATCGCAGCGGGAGGCATGCGATCGGTCGCCATCGAGCGGCTCACGGGCGAGCTCGGTACGACCAAGGGCAGCTTCTACTGGCACTTCCGCGAGCGCGCCGAGCTCGTCGATGCGGCGCTGACGCTGTTGGAGCGCGAACACACCGCGGCGGTCATCGAGGCGCTGGATCGCGAACCGGACGCCGCGACACGCCTGCGTACGCTGTTCACCCTGATCGTCACGGCCGCACGGGAGGACCGCGTCGAGCTGCCGTTGCTGGCCCACGCCGCGGACCCGACGGTCCGGTCGGTGCTCGAGCGGGTGACCCCGCGGCGCATCGACTACGTGACCGAGGCGTTCGAGCAGATCGGCTTCCCGCACGCCGCCGCGCGCTGCTCGCGTACACGGCCTACCTGGGCCACCTCCAGCTGCTCCACACCACCGACGAGTTGCCGGCACCGCCCTCCGATCTGTGGCGCGCGCACCTCGACGAGGCACTCGACGCATTGCTGCTCGACGCACGATGATGCGTGCTGCGCCGGCCGCCGTGCGGGGGCTAGGCTCGGCGGTGCTCAGCGACGACCGGAGCCTTTCGACCATGCGGTACCGCAAGCTCACGCCCGAGATCGAAGTCAGCGAGGTCGGCTTCGGCAACTGGACGGTGACCACCGGGTGGTGGGGCCACTACACCGAGGCGGAGGCTGTCGACCTGCACCGCGCGGCCTTCGACGCCGGCATCACCTTCTTCGACACCGCCGACGCCTACGCCGAGGGCGATGCCGAGCGCGTGTTGGGCAGGGCGCTCGGCGACGTGCGCGATCAGGTCGTGATCGCCACCAAGTTCGGCTACGACATCTCCGACGCGGCGACCGCCAACCGCCGCGGACAGCAGGAGCGGGCGAAGGACTTCTCGCTCGACACGGTGCGCGCGGCGCTCGACGACAGCCTGCGCAGGCTGGGCCTCGACCACATCGACCTGTGGCAGCTGCACAACCCACGCATGGGCCACATCGACGACGACGCGCTGTTCGCGTTCCTCGACGAGGCTCGCGAGGCCGGCAAGATCCGCGCGTTCGGCGTCGCGCTCGGCCCGAAGATCGGCTGGCTCGAGGAGGGCGTCCACGCCATGCGTACCCGGCGGGTGCCGGCGATGCAGATGATCTACAACGTGCTCGAGCAGTCCCCGGGCCGTGAGCTGCTCGACGTCGCCGCCGAGACGGGCACGAAGATGGTCGTGCGGGTCCCCCACTCGAGTGGGATGCTCGAGGGCAACCTGACCGAGGACACGGTGTTCCCAAAGACGGACCACCGCCGGCATCGGCCGCGCAGCTGGCTCGTCGAGGGCGTGCAGAAGGTGGCGACGCTCGACTTCCTGACCGGGCCGGACCGGACCCTGGGCCAGGCCGCGCTGCGCTGGGTGCTCGCTGACGCCCACGTCGCGAGCACGCTGCCCAACATCTACGGACGGGAGCAGATCACGGAGTTCGCGCGTGCAGCGGACACGCCGGACCTGACCACTGACGAGCTCGCCCGCGTGGCGGAGCTGTACGCCGGCAACTTCGGGGTCGTACCGCTCGCCGACCAGGCGACGAAGGTGAACGCCTGACGCGCCCGCAGCGGCGTCCGACCAACGATCTGGGGACGCGCCCCAACGCCGAGCCGTCGAAACGTCCCCACAGCGCGAGCGCGCAGGCGGACTGGGGACGCGCCCCAACGCCGAGCCGTCGAAACGTCCCCACAGCGCGAGCGCGCAGGCGGACTGAGGACGCGCCCCAACGCCGAGCCGTCGAAACGTCCCCAGCAGCAGCGAGGCAGTCACGAGCGGGGAGGAGCACCGGACATGGCCAGCACCGAGTCAGCGCAGCGGTCAGCTCAGCTGTACGCGCGGGCGCAGCGCGTGATCCCAGGCGGTGTCAACTCGCCGGTCCGCGCGTTCCGGGGCGTGGGCGGGACGCCCCGCTTCATCGCGCGCGGTGACGGCGCCCACCTGCACGACGTCGACGGTCGCCGCTACATCGACTACGTCAACAGCTGGGGCCCGCTGATCCTGGGGCACGGCCGCCGTGAGGTGGTCGAGGCGGCCCGTGACGCGCTGGAGCGCGGGTCGAGCTTCGGAGCGCCGACCGAAGCCGAGGTCGCGCTGGCGGAGGAGATCGTCGAGCGGGTCCCGGGCGTCGATCAGGTGCGGTGCGTGTCGAGCGGCACCGAGGCGACCATGAGCGCCATCCGGTTGGCCCGCGGCGCGACCGGCCGTCCGAAGCTCGTCAAGTTCGCCGGTCACTACCACGGCCACAGCGACGCGCTGCTCGTCGTGGCAGGCAGCGGCGTGGCGACGTTCGGCCTGCCCGACTCGCCGGGTGTGACGCGGGGCGCGGCGGCCGACACGATCGTCGTGCCGTGGAACGACGTCGACGCGGTGGACGCGGTCTTCGCCGAGTTCGGGGACCGGGTCGCGGCCGTCATCTGCGAGCCGGTCGCGGCGAACATGGGGGTCGTGCCGCCGGAGCCCGGCTTCCTTCAGCACCTGCGCGATCTGACGCGCACCCACGGCGCCCTACTGCTGTTCGACGAGGTGATGACCGGCTTCCGGCTCGCCCGCGGCGGCGCCTGCGAGGTGTTCGGCATCACGCCCGACCTCGTCGCGCTCGGCAAGGTCGTTGGCGGTGGCTTCCCGCTCGCGGCGTTCGGTGGGCGGGCCGATGTCATGGCCCAGCTCGCGCCGGTCGGTCCAATCTACCAGGCGGGCACGCTGTCGGGCAACCCGGTGGCCGTCGCCGCCGGCCTGGCACAGCTGCGCCTGCTCGACGCCGACGTCTACGCGGGGCTCGACCGGCGGGCCGACCGCATGCTCGACGGCCTGGCGAAGGCCCTCGCCGAGCGCGGCGTGCCCGCGCAGATCCAGCGGGTGCGGTCGCTGGCAGGGCTGTTCTTCGCCGATGCGCCGGTCCGGGACTTCGACCAGGCGCGGGCTGCTGACCACGACCGGTACGCCCGATTCTTCCACGGCATGCTCGACCGTGGGATCTACCTGCCGCCGTCGGGCTACGAGGCGTTCTTCTTCAGCGTCGCCCAGACCGACGACGACCTCGACGCGACGGTCGCCGCGGCCGCCGAGGTCGCGACGACGCTGTAGCGGTCGAGGCCGACGCGGAGACGGTGCCCGTCCTACCTTCGATGTGCCGTTCGTCCGTAGGCTGGCTACGGTGCCGGATACGAACGACGAGGGGATCGAGAACCATGGCACGCAGACGCCGTCGCCGCCGTGGCGGCCACCGCACCAGACTGCATCGTCCAGGGGCGGCCGATGCCGCCGACGACCTCGGGCCCCCACCTCTGGACCACGTGCGGGCGGCGCTTGACGAGCCGCACCCCCTGACGCTGCTCGCGGTCGCCAGCAGCATGCTCCACGTGCTGGAGCCGGCGCGGCCGGCTCCGGTGCCCATCGCGGACGACGAGGACGCCCGCGATCTGCCCTCGGTGCCGGAACTGGCAGCGTCGTTCATCCAGATCGACACCGTAGAGACGACGGCGCTGTTGGGCGTGTTCGCCGAGCTGATCGACGACGACGTCCTCGCCAGGCGGATGCGCCGCGCCGTCGCCGGGCGTACGCACCGCATGCCCTCGTGGCTGACCGGCCTGACGCCGATCGAGGTGCACACCGCCGTCGCGCTGTCGCACGTGCTCGGCGATGGCGACAACGTCATGCTCGGCGTCCGCACGGCCGTCGGCGACGAGCTCACGGTCGCTGTCTACATCGACCACAACCTCGGGACGGTCGTCAAGGACGCGTTCGTGATCGGCGAGTCGCTGGAGGCCGTGGTCGAGGAGTTCGCCGCCGCCGCCGACGACCCCGACGTCGCGTCGCACGAGCTGGGTCCGGCCGACGCACGCGCCAGGATCGACGCGGCGATGGAGCTCGCGGCGATCACCTGGCCGCCGTTGGAGACCGACACCTGGCCTGCGTGCAGACCGCTGGTCCGGTGGGTGCTGCGGCACCTTCCGCCCGGCGGACAGGGCTACGTCCGACCGGAGTGGAGCGACCACGACCGCGCGGAGCTCACCGAGCGGTTCTTCGCCTCGCGCTTCGGTCGTGTCGAGGACGATGCCGACGGCCGCAGCCTGTTCGAGTCGCTGCTGTGGTTCGGCTGTGACTACGGGCCCGGTGATCCGCTGCGGTGGAGTCCCGTGGCGGTCGAGATCCTGCTGACCGACTGGCTGCCGCGCAAGGTCGTGGCCGACGTCGCGTTCCTGTCCCGCGCGCCTGACCTGCTGCGCGCGTTCGTCCGGTTCAGCCACGAGGAGCGTGGCATCCGCGACGAGCTGACCGCCGAGACGTTGGCGGCCATCGACGACCTGGAGGACGGGTACCAGGAGGTCATCCGCTCACTGCGACCGCAGGGACCGGCGGCACTGATGGCGGCGATGGGCGTGCCCGTCGGCGACGGCCCGTTCGGCACCGACATCGCACCATGGTGGGCCGACGCCAGCTACGAGGAGCTGGCGTTCGATTCACTGGCCCGCGCCGTCGGCGGTCGCGCGCAGCTCGAGGTCCTCGACCGCGCGGCACTGCCCGACGAAGCCTTCGCGTGGGACGTGGTCTCCGACGACGTCATCGACCGGGTTCGCGACGTGCTGACGCTGACCGACCAGTGCTGCGACGAGCTGCTCGACGTCGAGTACCGCACGGCATGCCGGCGCCTGCTCGCCGACGTCGCCGCAGCCGACCCGCAGATCTTCCGTCGTCGGGGCCGCGCCGAGACCGCGGCGGCCGCGATCGCCTGGATCGTCGGGAAGGCCAACCGGCTGTTCGACACCCACCGGACAAATGTCGCCGTCGCCGACGTCGTGGGCTGGTTCGGGGTGTCGGGCAGTCCGTCGCAGCGCGCCGCCACGATGCTCACGGCCCTGGGAGTCGACGACGCCAGCGCGTACAGCATGGATCTCGGTACGCCCCGCTACCTGGTGTCCGAGCGTCGCCGGGATCTGAGCCAGCGTCGCGACGCCCTGCAGACGGCACGGTCCCGGACGACGAGCACCGCACCCGACGACGATGATCCACGTGCTGTGCTGTCCGACGCCGTGCACGGTGGGGAGCTGGCCGATCTGCTCGCAGAGCGACGGACGACCGGGGCGACGGCGGCCACGAGCGAGCCGGTGGGCGGCGACCTGACCTCGCTCGACGCGTCGCACCCGGACCCTGCTCCCAACCGGACCACGGACGTCGCGACCGCCGTCGGCTGGTTCCCACCGGACCAGTTCACCGTCGCCCGCGAGCGCTGGCCCGAGCTCGCGCAGCGCTGGGCCAGCGACGACCACACCGCGTACGCCCGCGGCATCCAGGGGCATTTGCTCGACCTCTCCCGCGCGGCGGGCCGCAACCCGCAGGTCGTGCCGCTGGTGGTCGACGAGCTCGACGCGTACGCCGAGGAGCACGGAACCGACCCGGGCGCTCCGGAGACGCGGGCCGCGTTCGCAGCCGACGCCGCACGTGGCGGACGTGGCGTGGCGTGGCCACCGCGGCGCAATGCACCGTGCTGGTGCGGCAGTGGGCGCAAGTACAAGAAGTGTTGCGACACGGTGCCGGCCGACCCGGCCCAACGTCGGACGGTGGGCACGTACGAGTTCGACGTCAGGCTCGCCGGCGTGTCGCCATCCGTGTGGCGCCGGTTCCGTCTGGACGCCAGCGGGACGTTCGCCGATCTGCACCACGCGATCCAGGACGCCTGCGGCTGGGAGGACGCGCACCTGTTCAGGTTCACCACCCCGGACGGCGCAGCGATCGCAGGATCGGCGTTCGATGGTGGGTTCGGAGACGTGGAGCCCGCCGCCCACACCGTGCCGCTGGGACACCACTTCGCCGCGCAGGACCGCTGCATCTACGAGTACGACCTCGGCGACAGCTGGATCCACGACGTCACCGTCGTCGACCGCACCGCCGCACCGGCGACGTTCGCGCGCCAGCTGGTCGACGGCGGCCGCGCGTTCCCGCCCGAGGACTGCGGTGGTCTGCCCGGCTACGAGCAGTGCGTCGCACTGGCGACCGGTCGGGACGACCTCGGTGGGCGGTTCGGACCGCACGGCCCCGGCGACCTGCGCGAGTGGCTCGGCGAGTGGGATCCCGAGGCGTTCGACCGCGAGCAGATCGCCCGCTGGTTCGACCAGCGGAGGTGACGCGGCATGGGCCAGGGGGTGCACGGTGATCGAGCCGGAGGTACGGATCCGGTGCGGGCGGACCCGCACGTCACCCACGTCAACGTCGCCACGCCGCGGCCCAAGATGGTCGGCAACCGGGTGGTCGGGACCGCTATCGACAAGCACCCGGTGGACGGGCGGGTCGAGGTCGGCATGGAGGGCTTGGTCACGGACCAGGTCGGTGACGCGAGGCACCACGGCGGCAACGAGCAGGCGTTGTACGCCTTCGCCGGCGAGGACTACGACCACTGGGAGCACGAGCTGGGCCGTGAGTTGCGCCCGGGTCTGTTCGGCGAGAACCTGACGACCCGGGGCATCGACGTCAACGCTGTGCTGATCGGCGAACGCGGGCGCATCGGGACCGTGAGGGTGGAGGTGAGTGGACCCCGGATCCCGTGCGCGACGTTCGCTGTGTCAGGTGGGGGAGAAGGGCTGGCCCCGGAGGTTCGGCGCCCTCGATCGCACCGGCGCCTACCTGCGCGTGCTGGAGGTCGGCGCGATCGCAGCAGGCGACCGGATCGAGGTCGTCGACCGTCCGGACCACGACGTCACCGTGTCTGACGCCCATCGCATCCACCGCCGCGCCCGGGACGAGGCCGCGCGGCTGGTCGGCCTGCCCGGCCTGGCGACGTCGATGGCCGACTGGGCCCGGGCAGTGGGCGAACGGTGCGGGGGTGACGCGGCGGGGCGGGGGGACAGCGGGCGCTCCGCGCTGAGATCGTCGCAGACCGGTCAGGCGGCGTCGGTGAGGAGGTCCATCAGCTGGGCGGCGTTGCGCACGCCGTAGTCCTGGTAGCAGTTGTTGAAGATCGCGTGCGTCTCCGACGCGCCGTCGGCCAGCTCGGCGACCTGTGGTGCCCACTGCCGCAGCTCGTCCTCGGAGTACAGGTAGCGGAAGCGCTCGGCCGGGGAGATGCCCGACGCCTCCCACGTTTCGCTGTTGCGCCCGTGGAACCGCATGACCGCGAGGTCGGCCGTCACAGCGAGCACCGGCGGCACCGACGAGTCGAAGCCCTGCGGCTCGTCGACGCAGACGTAGGCGAGCCCCCGGTTCTCCAGCTGGCGCAGGGTCTTGGGGCCGCTCTCGCCGGAGAACCAGCTGGCGTGACGGAACTCCACGGCGACGTCGTAGTCGGGCAGCCGGTCGGCCAGCGAGTCCAGGTACCTGCGGTTGTCACGTCGGTTCGTGAACCACTTCGGGAACTGCAGGAACACCCCACCGAGCTTGCCGGCCGAGTGTAGGGGCAGCAGGGCCTCGGCGAACTTCGCGAAGGCCAGGTCGACGGCCTGCTCGGGGAGGTGGGACAGGTAGGCCGAGCCGCCGCGGGACCGCTCCTCCGGGAGGTGGGCGAGCACCTCGTCCCATACCGCGTCACGCCGAGCGGGGTGGTGCGTCAGCAGCGCGAACGCCTTGACGTCCATGCGGAAGTCCACGGGGGTGCGCTCGGTCCACAGGCCGACCAGCTCCCGGGACGGCGGGTAGTAGTAGGTCGCGTCGACCTCCACCACGTTGAACTGCGACGCGTAGTACTTCAGGCGATCCTCCGCCGACATCGACTTGTCGGGGTACCAGTCGCTGTCGCGGATGAGGGTGCGGTCCGTCCACGACGCGGTGCCGACCCGGATGTCCATGGGGCACTCCTCTCGCGAGCGGCGTCCGGCGGGTCCGTCCGCCCTCAGCATTCCCGACTCAGGATCGCATCGCGCGGTAGCCGGCCATGATCGCCTCGACCGAGCGGTCCACGTCGCTGGTGTCGGTCTGCCAGTTCGAGACCGAGATGCGCAGGAGCCGTCGGCCGCGCCACGTCGTCCCGCCCATCCAGCAGGTGCCCTCGCGCTGGACCGCGGCGGCGACGGCGTGCGCGTCGACGTCGTCGAAGCCGACCAGCACCTGGTTGAGCACGACGTCGTTGTGGATGGTGATGCCCGGCTCGGCGGCGAGCCGCTCGGCGAACCGCGATGCCATGGCGCAGCAGCGGTCGACCGTGGTCACCACCCCGGTGCGACCCAGAGAGCGCAGGGCTGCCCAGACCGCGAAGCCCCGCGCCCGGCGCGAGGCCTCGGGCGTCCACTGCATCGCGTCGCGAGCCTCGTCGTCGAACGCCAGGTAGGACGCCTGCGCCGGATCGGTGCCGGTCGCCGCCGTGTGGCTGGCCGGGTGCGCGGTGAACACCATCCCCGAGTCGTACGGCACGTTCAGCCACTTGTGCGCGTCGACGGCCCACGAGTCGGCGCGGTCGATGCCGGCGATGTGGCGGCGCAGCCGTGGCGAGCACGCGGCCCACAGCCCGAAGGCGCCGTCGACGTGGACCCACGCACCGTGCCCGTGGGCGACGTCGCAGATGGCACCCACAGGGTCGAGTGCGCCGGTGTTGACGTTGCCGGCCTGTGCGCAGACGATCACCGGTCCCTCGATGCCGTCCAGCACGTCCGCGAGCGCGCCGGAGCGCATCGCACCGTTGTCGTCGACGTCGACGGGCACCGGCCGCCCACCCAGCCCCACGAACCGCATGCCGCGGTCCACGGTCGAATGCCGCTCCGCACCCGCGACGACGGTCACCGGGGGTCCGCCGGCCAGCCCGTCGCGCTCGACGTCCCGGCCCACTGCCGCGAGCAGGTGGTGGCGCGCGACGGCCAGCGCCGTCGTGTTCGCCATCTGCCCGCCGGTCACGAGCCCGAGCGACGCGTCCGCCGGCAGGCCCAGCAGCTCCACCAGCCAGGTCCGCACGACCTCTTCGGCCGTGGCCGCCAGGGGTCCGCCGACATGCATCGCAGCGTTCTGGTCCCAGACGGCCGCCAGCATGTCGGCCGCCATCGCCGCCGGCAGCGCGCCGCCGGTGACGAAGCCGAAGTAGCGGGCGGACGTGGTCGCGGTCATCGTGGCGTCGGCGTCGCGCGCGAGGGTGTCGACGACCGCGACGGGGTCGGCCCCTTCGTCCGGCAGGGGGCCGTTGAGCGCGGCCCGGAGCTGCTCGCTCGCGGCGGTCGCCCGCACCGGACGCGCGTCGAGGCCGTGCAGGTAGCGCGCGGCATGGGTGTGCACCGCGTCGAGCAGCCGGGTGGTCGTGTCGGGGTCGGGTCGTGGCATCCCGGATCCTGTGCTCGGGAGATCGTGGCCGGATGCTAGGGGCTGCCTCCGGTCCCGGCCGGCATTCGGGCGCATCTGCATCCCGGCTCGCGTCGTTGCGGCTCGCGCCGACACAAGCCCGGTGTTCGTCGCTCACGCACCCTTCGAGCCGGGCGCAGCTGCCCTGGTCGCCGTGCGGAGGCTCCCTGGGCCGTTGGGACTCGAGCGTCGGCCGGACGACCAAGCGCACGACCGGGCCACGAGACAGACCTAGCCAGGACGGCGGGGAGACGGCTCGATCGACGGTCCTGCTGACGGTCCGCGGCGGCATGCGATGCTGGCAGCACGATGTCCCGGACCGAGACGCCGACCGAACCCGTGGCCGTGGAGCGTGCACGGTCAGCTCGCCCGACCCTGCGGCTCGTCGCGGTCGTCGGCCTGCTGGTCGTCCTGGGCATCGCTGGCGTCGCCATGCTGCGCCCTGACCCCCCGGCACCGGCCGCCGGCGGTGTGACCGCCGACACGCCACGGCTGGGTGCGCCCGACCGCGCGGTCGGACGGCCCATACCCGATGTGACGCTGCCGCCCCTGGCCGGCCTCGGGCCGTCGGGTGGCCTGGCGCTGCCGCCCGGCGACGGTGAGCCGATGGTCATCAACTTCTGGGCCAGCTGGTGCCAGCCGTGCGTCGACGAGATGCCGATGCTTCAGCGGGTCGCCGACGACCTGGATCTCACCATCGTAGGCGTGGACTACATCGATCAGGCCGACAAGGCCGTCGCGCTGGCGGAGCGGCTCGGGATCCGCTACCCGCTCGTGCGTGACGACGAGGGCACCTTCGGGCAGGCGGTCGGGCTGGCCGGCACGCCTACGACACTGCTCGTGGACGGCGATGGGGTCGTGCGCCGCCGGTTGACCGGCGAGCTCACGGAGCAGCAGCTGCGGGACGCCATCGCGGCCGATCTCGGGTGAGCGCCCGCGCGCTGGAGGTTGGCGTCGGTGAGGGGTGATCGGTACAGTTGCCCTGCGCCGGCGGCGCTCCCCGGATCGGTGGATCGCCGGACCCGCAGCTGACGAAAGGGCGCTCGAGGATGAACGTGATGGGGGACTTCTTCGCCACGCTGCCCGCCGCGCTGAGAGCGCTGTGGGACTTCGGCGACGGGTTCGTCGGCGTCGTCCTGATGGTCGCCAGCATCGGCATGATCGTGGTCTTCTCGGGGCTCGCGTACCAGCTGCGTGAGCGCCTGGGCTGGCTGTCGGCCCTGTTCGGCTCCATGGCCGTCCTGCTCGGACTGTGGTGGGCCCTGGGCATCATCCCGTCGGCCTGGATCTACTTCGCCGACTCGCAGAGTGAACTGTTGGCGGACAGCATCGTCCCGAGCGCGATCGTCATCGGTCAGCTCGAGGTCGCGTCGAACTTCTACAACGTGTTCCGCGACTCGATCGTCATGGCCGAGGCCACGGTCGTGCTGCTCGTGGGCGCGTGGTTGATCTTTGCAGTCCAGAAGCGGTTCCCGGGCGGGCTGGCCGAGGGTGAGGGGCGCGGCCCGACCACCGGCGGATACAAGTAGAGGGGCGGAGCATCCGATGGGCCTGACCGACAAGGGACTCCACCCGACGATCTTCGATGACTACCGCATCGAGACCGTCGACCCAGGATGGCTGCAGGAGCGAGTCAAGCCGAAGCGCCACATCGGGCTGACGGCGGAGCTGTGCATCCTGTGTCGCGCATGCGAGGACGTGTGCCCGTGGGAGTGCATCTGGATGCTGGCGCCGAACATCGTCACCGATGCCGAGTCCGAAGAGGTCATGACGCTCGCGAACACCGCCACGGCGGTGTTCGTCATCGATGACAACGAGTGCACCCGCTGTGCGATCTGCGTCGAGCGCTGTCCTTCGGACGCGC
It contains:
- the hemB gene encoding porphobilinogen synthase, yielding MQPPPFPTSRPRRLRRTPAVRALVRETTLTPDRLVAPLFVKEGIDEPQPVRSMPGVTQHTVASLRDEAKDLRAAGVTAVLLFGVPAAKDPEGSEAWNDDGVLQQALRALRDDHGDGIVLLVDTCLDEYTSHGHCGPLRADGTVDNDAANAAYARAAVSQAAAGADMVAPSGMMDGQVAVIRAALDDAGHAETTGIMAYCSKYASALYGPFRDAAECAPQFGDRTTYQLDPANGDEGVREALVDAAEGADVLMVKPAVAYLDLVWRVKEATRMPLAAYHVSGEYAMVHAAAERGWLDGDRAMAEVLTSIARAGADQVITYAAAWMARRLSSG
- a CDS encoding nuclear transport factor 2 family protein produces the protein MTTGDRRAVVDAHVAAFNAADLVAVMDGFADDAVLSVGDQTVIGARAIRTLFADSFASPVTAELTLHRAVVEGDTIACELTEQLTVEGTSHTIDVAAFYTVRDGRLVRVRIYRDLGPA
- a CDS encoding DUF2867 domain-containing protein — protein: MGQQRQLDAVLPCGRDDQGEQRTQACRGVRFAIQRLDDRRGVFALQQRQRRIDELGALAEVPVEAALGRTELAREPLDGDRSHASRCDRLQRRTCSRRATTGGPGRIRYTVITYEPRRRVRFRFAEDAGLDGWHELRVDAIDDTACVVTHEMHGRLAGVLRALWPTIARPLHDALIEDALDNVELAATGRIDGPTRWSPLVRLLRAVRLADPRGRSPSRRWVTRAARVRPLRRRRRASCPDCLRMSAATRRSGGPRCSGTVPMWIDAAMLVRNTFVGLIGIDRGCVSAFDPVAETADEVLLGTDDRHLDFRASILIADGSMTVSTVARVNNRGGRPYLGIARLVHPVVVRAMLRRALVDLSRRAPSAGRRERERISMT
- a CDS encoding aldo/keto reductase — encoded protein: MMRAAPAAVRGLGSAVLSDDRSLSTMRYRKLTPEIEVSEVGFGNWTVTTGWWGHYTEAEAVDLHRAAFDAGITFFDTADAYAEGDAERVLGRALGDVRDQVVIATKFGYDISDAATANRRGQQERAKDFSLDTVRAALDDSLRRLGLDHIDLWQLHNPRMGHIDDDALFAFLDEAREAGKIRAFGVALGPKIGWLEEGVHAMRTRRVPAMQMIYNVLEQSPGRELLDVAAETGTKMVVRVPHSSGMLEGNLTEDTVFPKTDHRRHRPRSWLVEGVQKVATLDFLTGPDRTLGQAALRWVLADAHVASTLPNIYGREQITEFARAADTPDLTTDELARVAELYAGNFGVVPLADQATKVNA
- the hemL gene encoding glutamate-1-semialdehyde 2,1-aminomutase, which translates into the protein MASTESAQRSAQLYARAQRVIPGGVNSPVRAFRGVGGTPRFIARGDGAHLHDVDGRRYIDYVNSWGPLILGHGRREVVEAARDALERGSSFGAPTEAEVALAEEIVERVPGVDQVRCVSSGTEATMSAIRLARGATGRPKLVKFAGHYHGHSDALLVVAGSGVATFGLPDSPGVTRGAAADTIVVPWNDVDAVDAVFAEFGDRVAAVICEPVAANMGVVPPEPGFLQHLRDLTRTHGALLLFDEVMTGFRLARGGACEVFGITPDLVALGKVVGGGFPLAAFGGRADVMAQLAPVGPIYQAGTLSGNPVAVAAGLAQLRLLDADVYAGLDRRADRMLDGLAKALAERGVPAQIQRVRSLAGLFFADAPVRDFDQARAADHDRYARFFHGMLDRGIYLPPSGYEAFFFSVAQTDDDLDATVAAAAEVATTL